Proteins encoded within one genomic window of Bacillus sp. 1NLA3E:
- a CDS encoding arsinothricin resistance N-acetyltransferase ArsN1 family A produces the protein MKSNLKTRLATKEDLESILEIYNQGIEDRIATLEETPKDLDYMQNWFEKDHNQRFAVLVAEQSGKIVGWTSLNRYSNRCAYDGVADLSIYIKRKNRGTGIGSLLLRDIELLAMENKFNKIVLFTLPFNELGQGLYRKNGYREVGLLKNQGKLDGRFVDVMVMEKVF, from the coding sequence GTGAAATCGAATCTAAAAACAAGGTTAGCCACAAAAGAGGACTTGGAATCCATTCTTGAAATTTATAACCAAGGAATTGAGGATAGGATTGCTACATTAGAAGAAACTCCAAAAGACTTAGATTATATGCAAAATTGGTTCGAGAAAGATCATAATCAGCGTTTTGCAGTTTTGGTTGCTGAGCAATCTGGGAAAATTGTGGGTTGGACATCTTTAAACCGATATTCCAATCGATGTGCCTACGATGGCGTGGCGGATTTGTCTATTTATATTAAAAGGAAAAATCGGGGAACGGGAATTGGTTCGTTATTATTGAGAGATATTGAGCTCCTTGCAATGGAGAATAAATTTAATAAAATTGTCCTATTTACCCTCCCATTTAACGAATTAGGGCAGGGGCTTTATAGAAAAAATGGTTATCGAGAAGTGGGGTTATTGAAGAATCAGGGGAAGTTAGATGGTCGTTTTGTCGATGTGATGGTCATGGAAAAGGTTTTTTAA
- a CDS encoding BC1872 family protein yields the protein MDKVEVIARRILGWKMNSWDKWFDYEKGIFIRNFQPEQKLDHAMLIVEKLEKLGFTYTKKGAYEVCFNDEGATGETLPQAIVNAAYSIADNSSIADEWL from the coding sequence ATGGATAAAGTAGAGGTAATAGCTCGCAGAATACTAGGCTGGAAAATGAATAGCTGGGATAAATGGTTTGATTATGAAAAAGGTATTTTCATCCGTAATTTTCAACCTGAGCAAAAACTTGACCATGCAATGCTTATCGTTGAAAAATTAGAAAAGCTAGGATTTACATATACAAAAAAAGGGGCTTACGAGGTGTGCTTTAATGACGAAGGCGCCACTGGTGAAACCTTACCACAAGCAATCGTGAATGCAGCCTATTCAATCGCTGACAATAGTTCAATCGCTGATGAATGGCTGTAG
- the proC gene encoding pyrroline-5-carboxylate reductase: MNRKIGFIGCGSMAKAMIGGIVKSGHTSPDNIYASNRSLSNLEEMKQAYGIQIKEDNREVAQNCNIIFLSVTPDMYESVIEQIRESIHEQTIIIMIAAGQTIAQNEQRFGRKIKIARSMPNTPALVGEAMSALCVNDLISADEKQELKAIFECFGEVEFIEENLMDVVSGVSGASPAYAYMFIEALADGAVKQGMPRKQAYIFASQAILGAAKMVLETGIHPGELKDQVCSPGGATIEAIASLEENGFRSSVIKAVDACVAKSKLLNS, from the coding sequence ATGAACAGAAAAATTGGTTTTATTGGTTGCGGAAGCATGGCCAAAGCAATGATCGGCGGGATTGTGAAATCGGGACATACAAGTCCAGACAATATTTATGCTTCAAACCGTTCTTTATCTAATCTTGAGGAAATGAAACAGGCTTATGGCATTCAAATTAAAGAGGACAATCGTGAGGTGGCTCAGAACTGTAACATCATTTTCCTTTCAGTTACTCCCGATATGTATGAATCAGTTATTGAACAAATAAGAGAAAGCATTCACGAACAAACCATCATTATTATGATTGCTGCTGGGCAGACCATCGCTCAAAATGAACAGCGATTTGGGCGCAAAATCAAAATAGCTAGATCTATGCCTAATACCCCGGCTCTTGTGGGTGAGGCAATGTCAGCACTGTGTGTCAATGATTTAATTTCAGCTGATGAAAAACAGGAACTAAAAGCGATTTTCGAATGCTTCGGTGAAGTTGAATTTATAGAAGAAAACCTTATGGATGTCGTTAGTGGGGTCAGCGGCGCTTCTCCTGCCTATGCCTATATGTTCATTGAAGCTCTTGCTGATGGAGCAGTCAAACAAGGAATGCCAAGGAAACAGGCTTATATTTTTGCATCTCAGGCAATATTGGGCGCCGCAAAAATGGTATTGGAAACTGGTATTCATCCAGGAGAGCTAAAAGATCAGGTTTGCTCACCAGGTGGAGCGACAATTGAGGCGATTGCAAGCCTTGAAGAAAATGGGTTCCGGTCGTCAGTCATTAAAGCAGTTGATGCATGTGTTGCAAAATCGAAATTGTTGAATAGCTAA
- a CDS encoding LLM class flavin-dependent oxidoreductase, with amino-acid sequence MKFVLFTLMSNLPNGVTGESLTEQQLFQKVLDQAVFAEKWGFDGYGVGERHGEPFLSSSPAVLLGAIATKTSKIRLLTTVTVLSILDPVRVAEDYATLDHLSSGRLEMIIGKGNDPRHYSLFGITEEEQWESLAERYNLLKRLWSEKNVNWTGKYRTPLENVTTQPRPFQQQIPIWHGSASSKLSTELAAKNGEPIFSSNTFHPMLKYKELIEHYRERLAFYGYDPEKAVVGSGARGLYLANTSEEAIKGYRPYYDAYNHTEPAKYNQSPFNDLEDNIKNGPALVGTPDQVIEKLLKYHKAYGHQVQSISVEGLGEAEQLEQLDRFATEVIPVLRREIPSTIWENKQSTFA; translated from the coding sequence ATGAAATTTGTTTTATTTACTCTCATGAGTAATCTACCTAACGGGGTTACAGGAGAATCATTGACTGAACAACAACTTTTTCAAAAGGTCCTTGACCAGGCCGTTTTCGCTGAAAAATGGGGTTTTGACGGCTATGGTGTGGGAGAAAGACACGGAGAACCTTTTCTGTCATCTTCTCCTGCAGTGTTACTTGGGGCCATTGCCACAAAAACATCAAAAATTCGGTTGTTGACTACAGTTACAGTGCTTAGCATTCTTGATCCAGTGCGTGTTGCAGAGGACTATGCTACGCTGGATCATCTTTCAAGCGGAAGATTAGAGATGATAATCGGTAAAGGAAACGACCCACGGCACTACTCACTTTTTGGTATTACAGAGGAAGAACAGTGGGAATCCCTTGCGGAGCGATACAATCTACTTAAACGCCTATGGAGTGAAAAGAATGTGAATTGGACAGGGAAATATCGAACACCATTAGAAAATGTTACTACCCAGCCGAGACCGTTTCAACAACAGATTCCGATATGGCATGGAAGTGCATCAAGTAAGCTTTCTACGGAGCTGGCTGCAAAAAATGGAGAACCGATTTTCTCATCTAATACCTTCCATCCAATGTTGAAGTATAAAGAATTAATTGAACATTACCGTGAGCGTTTGGCTTTTTACGGTTATGATCCTGAAAAAGCAGTTGTTGGATCAGGGGCGAGAGGCTTGTATTTAGCTAATACATCAGAGGAAGCTATCAAAGGATACCGTCCTTACTATGATGCTTATAATCACACAGAACCAGCGAAGTATAATCAGTCCCCATTTAATGATCTGGAAGACAATATTAAGAATGGTCCGGCTTTAGTGGGAACACCTGATCAAGTGATTGAGAAGCTATTAAAATATCACAAGGCATATGGGCATCAAGTTCAAAGTATTAGTGTAGAGGGACTAGGTGAAGCAGAACAACTTGAACAGCTCGATAGATTTGCTACTGAAGTAATACCGGTCCTTCGTCGAGAAATTCCAAGTACAATCTGGGAAAACAAACAGTCAACATTTGCTTAA
- a CDS encoding LLM class flavin-dependent oxidoreductase, whose product MAKQRKLKFGALIHGVGGNIAGWRHPEVQTDASVSLDFYKEQALKAEEGKFDLVFIADGLYINEKSIPHFLNRFEPLTILSALAAVTSHIGLIGTVSTSYSEPFTIARQFASLDQISGGRAGWNVVTTPLESTALNFNKTIEEHPNHPKRYRIASEYLQVVKGLWDSWEDDAFVRDKESGVFFDPTKLHPLNHKGEFFSVQGPLNIGRSKQGHPIIFQAGSSEAGINLAAKEADAIFTGQPTLEEAQKFYQDVKSRAKALGRNPDDLVILPGFSPIIGATEEEAELKYQEIANLVSIDKALDYLGRYFDHHDFSQYELDAPFPELGEVGKNSFKSTTDRIKVEAKKEGLTLRQFALREATPRTPFIGTPEKVADQIQQWFEEKGADGFNLAAGVPNALNDFVDHVVPILQKRGIYRTEYEADTLRGNLGLPIPKNRYAVEPIQQ is encoded by the coding sequence ATGGCCAAGCAAAGAAAGTTGAAATTTGGCGCACTTATTCATGGAGTCGGGGGGAATATAGCAGGCTGGAGGCACCCTGAGGTTCAAACTGATGCAAGTGTTAGTCTTGACTTTTATAAGGAACAGGCTCTGAAGGCTGAAGAAGGGAAGTTCGATTTAGTATTCATTGCCGATGGCTTATATATAAATGAAAAGTCGATTCCTCATTTTTTAAATCGTTTTGAGCCACTGACCATTTTATCTGCCCTTGCCGCTGTCACTTCACACATCGGGCTTATTGGGACAGTTTCTACTTCGTATAGTGAGCCATTTACAATAGCTCGGCAATTCGCTTCGCTGGATCAAATTAGCGGTGGTCGTGCAGGGTGGAATGTTGTCACGACACCTCTTGAAAGTACTGCATTAAACTTTAACAAAACAATTGAAGAACATCCGAATCATCCTAAACGATATCGAATCGCTTCCGAATATTTACAGGTTGTAAAAGGGCTATGGGATTCCTGGGAAGATGATGCATTTGTTAGAGATAAAGAATCGGGCGTATTTTTTGATCCAACAAAATTGCATCCATTAAACCATAAAGGAGAGTTTTTCTCTGTTCAGGGACCACTTAATATTGGTCGGTCCAAACAAGGTCATCCTATTATTTTCCAAGCTGGTTCTTCCGAAGCAGGAATAAATTTGGCTGCTAAAGAAGCGGATGCTATTTTCACAGGACAGCCTACCTTGGAAGAAGCTCAAAAATTTTATCAAGATGTGAAAAGTAGGGCTAAAGCATTAGGGAGAAATCCAGATGATCTAGTGATATTACCAGGTTTTTCACCAATTATTGGGGCAACAGAGGAAGAGGCCGAACTAAAATATCAAGAAATTGCTAACCTTGTATCGATAGATAAGGCCCTTGACTATTTAGGACGCTACTTCGATCATCATGATTTCTCCCAATATGAATTAGATGCACCGTTCCCTGAACTCGGTGAGGTAGGAAAAAACAGTTTCAAAAGCACCACGGATCGAATTAAGGTGGAAGCAAAGAAAGAAGGGCTAACACTTCGACAATTTGCATTAAGAGAAGCGACACCACGGACGCCTTTCATTGGAACTCCAGAGAAAGTGGCAGACCAGATTCAGCAATGGTTCGAAGAGAAGGGAGCTGATGGATTTAACCTAGCAGCAGGGGTACCAAATGCTTTGAATGATTTCGTCGACCATGTTGTACCTATTCTTCAGAAACGAGGGATTTATCGGACCGAATATGAAGCAGACACATTACGTGGTAACCTAGGGCTTCCAATCCCGAAAAATCGTTATGCGGTAGAACCGATTCAACAATAA
- a CDS encoding LysR family transcriptional regulator has protein sequence MNIDNIEAFMYVVHFNNIHKAADALFLSQPTVTARIKTLERELDSELFVRQGRGLILNEKGKEFFPYAEQIIRTLQLGKKQLKKAPINEEITIGANMITSQYFIPFALPLWKKAHPDLRFKFIAAPNDMLVDKLLQKQVDLAFLKDVEHNRLQKHEVLDNSVRLVVYPGHSFQFQTDITAQQLAVEPMVFFECGAFDWNRVRKIFEVSHIEPRIEFQVDHLEVAKALILSRSGIGFLPHLCVKKEIEQGKLIEIDVSHLIKLKQSIYLIHGNNGSELPLLWEDILHSVQEFEKNHQLSLLHTD, from the coding sequence TTGAACATAGATAATATTGAGGCATTTATGTATGTAGTGCATTTTAACAATATTCATAAGGCCGCAGACGCTTTGTTTTTGTCACAACCAACTGTTACGGCGAGAATAAAGACGCTTGAGCGTGAACTTGATTCTGAATTATTTGTGCGACAGGGAAGAGGACTTATTTTAAATGAAAAAGGGAAAGAGTTTTTTCCATATGCAGAACAGATTATCCGAACCCTTCAACTGGGAAAAAAGCAATTGAAAAAAGCACCAATAAATGAAGAAATAACGATAGGTGCAAATATGATTACTTCACAATATTTTATTCCATTTGCCTTACCTTTATGGAAAAAAGCACATCCTGATTTGCGATTTAAATTTATTGCTGCACCAAACGATATGCTCGTTGACAAACTGCTTCAAAAGCAAGTGGACCTGGCATTTTTAAAGGATGTGGAACATAACCGTCTCCAAAAACACGAGGTACTTGATAACTCGGTTCGATTAGTTGTCTATCCTGGACATTCATTTCAATTTCAGACAGATATCACAGCACAGCAATTAGCAGTGGAGCCAATGGTATTTTTTGAATGTGGTGCATTTGACTGGAATAGGGTTCGCAAAATTTTTGAAGTGAGTCATATAGAGCCACGCATTGAGTTTCAGGTAGATCATCTTGAAGTGGCTAAGGCGCTAATACTAAGCAGAAGCGGTATCGGATTTTTACCACATTTATGCGTAAAAAAAGAGATAGAACAGGGCAAATTGATTGAAATAGATGTGTCACACTTAATCAAGCTCAAACAATCTATCTATCTAATACATGGAAATAATGGCTCGGAACTACCTTTGCTTTGGGAGGATATTCTACATTCAGTTCAGGAATTTGAAAAAAATCATCAACTATCACTTCTACATACTGATTGA
- a CDS encoding glutaredoxin family protein, with product MSKSLSVVVWSKQGCHYCGVVKNFLEDKGISYQTVDVTNHDDYRDILDVKYGVRHVPVVEIGQGEVYQGVTEVGIEHLEKALAEVQNQKSTI from the coding sequence ATGAGCAAAAGTTTATCAGTTGTTGTCTGGTCAAAACAAGGATGCCACTATTGTGGAGTAGTAAAAAATTTTTTAGAGGATAAAGGCATTTCTTATCAAACGGTGGACGTAACAAACCATGATGATTATCGAGATATTTTGGATGTGAAATATGGGGTTCGTCACGTACCTGTCGTGGAAATTGGGCAGGGTGAAGTATATCAAGGTGTAACAGAGGTTGGAATTGAACATCTGGAAAAAGCGCTTGCCGAAGTTCAAAATCAAAAAAGCACGATTTAA
- a CDS encoding MsnO8 family LLM class oxidoreductase, with protein sequence MSYKLGILDQSPIFPETSAYSALQQTINLAKNAEDWGYSRFWVSEHHHAEQLAGASPEVLVSYLLAQTKSIRVGSGGVLLQHYSPYKVAENFHVLSNLAPGRVDLGIGKAPGGLPLSTRALQYGTVNDGKDFEERFSLLQKLIENSVDDSHPLAGIQATPLPSEKPETILLGASSASAKLAADYKTPFVFGIFFNNDLNELEEAAQVYHSRFPEGRFILGVAGFAAPTQHEAELLSSDYNKIVKVHLQSGRTLKVQTREQAELFGNQSGEKYEIEEQDSKIIAGTPSYVNGVLDDLHKKYGVDEFILHTPILKEEERLRSFKLLSPIKVTI encoded by the coding sequence ATGAGTTACAAGCTTGGTATTTTAGATCAAAGCCCCATTTTTCCTGAGACTTCTGCATATTCTGCGTTACAACAAACCATTAATCTAGCAAAAAATGCAGAAGATTGGGGGTACTCACGATTTTGGGTATCAGAACATCATCACGCTGAACAGTTGGCTGGGGCATCACCTGAAGTATTGGTATCCTACCTGCTAGCACAAACAAAATCGATTCGAGTTGGATCAGGCGGAGTCTTGCTTCAGCATTATAGCCCATATAAAGTGGCCGAAAATTTCCATGTGTTATCCAATCTGGCGCCTGGAAGGGTTGATTTGGGTATTGGAAAAGCTCCAGGCGGACTTCCATTGTCAACAAGAGCACTTCAGTATGGAACAGTAAATGATGGAAAAGATTTCGAGGAACGGTTCTCATTGCTGCAAAAATTAATTGAAAATTCCGTAGATGACTCTCACCCGCTTGCTGGTATTCAAGCAACACCTCTACCATCTGAAAAACCAGAAACGATCTTACTGGGTGCAAGTTCTGCAAGTGCGAAGTTAGCTGCTGATTATAAAACACCGTTTGTATTCGGTATCTTTTTTAATAACGATCTGAACGAGTTGGAAGAAGCGGCGCAGGTGTATCATAGTCGCTTTCCTGAAGGCCGTTTTATCTTAGGCGTTGCCGGATTTGCTGCCCCTACACAGCACGAAGCAGAACTACTTTCAAGTGATTATAACAAAATTGTGAAGGTACACTTGCAAAGTGGTCGGACATTGAAGGTTCAAACACGTGAACAAGCAGAATTGTTTGGCAATCAATCTGGAGAGAAGTACGAAATTGAAGAGCAGGATTCCAAAATTATTGCGGGAACTCCTTCCTATGTTAATGGCGTTTTAGATGATCTCCACAAAAAATATGGTGTAGATGAGTTTATTTTGCATACTCCAATTCTAAAAGAAGAAGAGCGATTACGGTCCTTTAAATTGTTGAGTCCAATTAAAGTGACCATTTAA
- a CDS encoding GNAT family N-acetyltransferase produces MSKQGVNQLSNQIVVSELLEEDKEIARRVLIDSYQQYEHDYSDPQVWQEYLENITVSIDNPQVEKILVAKSGQDVLGTLQLFLSSEQAYAKPELEIFSPIVRLLGVHPKARGLGVAQELLKASINYAKEQEANSLYLHSSDKMHKAIKLYEWLGFKRDRTKEFQNHDILVKCFRFDL; encoded by the coding sequence ATGTCCAAACAGGGAGTCAATCAATTGTCCAATCAAATAGTCGTGTCGGAACTTCTGGAAGAAGATAAAGAAATAGCTCGTCGTGTATTAATTGACAGCTATCAACAGTATGAACATGACTATTCAGATCCTCAAGTTTGGCAGGAATATTTAGAAAATATTACTGTTTCAATCGATAATCCACAGGTTGAAAAAATATTGGTCGCGAAGAGCGGCCAGGATGTTCTTGGCACATTGCAGCTATTTCTGTCATCGGAACAGGCATATGCGAAACCAGAGCTTGAAATCTTCTCACCAATTGTCCGATTGTTAGGCGTTCATCCTAAAGCAAGAGGGCTTGGAGTTGCACAAGAGTTATTAAAAGCTAGTATTAACTACGCAAAGGAACAAGAAGCGAATAGTTTGTATTTGCATTCGAGTGATAAAATGCACAAAGCTATTAAACTGTATGAATGGCTCGGTTTTAAACGGGATCGAACAAAGGAATTTCAAAATCATGATATTTTAGTAAAATGCTTTCGATTCGATTTATAG
- a CDS encoding amidohydrolase, whose protein sequence is MNQTKLESRLITIRRHLHQYPEVSKEEFETTKSIQKWLQEEGIDIRSTSLPTGVFADIEGEKPGPTVAIRADIDALPIEEQTGLPYASKIKGIMHACGHDFHTAAALGAAYLLKESQAELSGTVRLIFQPAEESGGGAEKVIKDGQLQEVEAIIGLHNKPDLPVGTIGLKEGPLMAAADRFVIKLRGKGSHGALPQTGKDPIIAATQLITALQTIVSRTISPLQSAVVSVTKIVGGNTWNVIPEDVILEGTVRTFDPSLREEVKQKMNHLVKHIALAFSQESTFTWYPGPPPLLNDANITEIARQSAERHSLKVVDPEPSMAGEDFASYLQYIPGSFAFFGTSGSQDWHHPAFTIDETAIIKAAYFLYESAKSLLMRNSGSLLVK, encoded by the coding sequence ATGAATCAAACGAAATTAGAATCGCGCCTTATTACGATTAGGCGCCATTTACACCAGTATCCGGAAGTTTCAAAAGAAGAATTTGAAACAACAAAGTCGATTCAGAAATGGCTACAAGAGGAAGGGATTGATATTCGGAGCACCAGCTTGCCAACGGGTGTTTTTGCCGACATCGAAGGGGAAAAGCCAGGGCCGACAGTGGCCATTCGAGCAGATATTGATGCACTGCCGATTGAAGAACAAACAGGGCTACCTTATGCTTCAAAAATCAAAGGCATCATGCACGCATGCGGTCATGATTTTCATACAGCTGCAGCGCTTGGGGCGGCTTATCTTTTGAAAGAGTCTCAAGCTGAATTGAGTGGTACTGTGCGTTTAATTTTTCAACCAGCAGAGGAATCGGGTGGCGGTGCCGAAAAAGTGATAAAAGATGGCCAACTTCAAGAAGTCGAAGCGATCATCGGGCTGCATAATAAGCCCGATTTACCAGTTGGGACAATTGGATTGAAGGAAGGCCCCTTAATGGCGGCGGCAGACCGCTTTGTCATCAAATTACGTGGCAAAGGGAGTCATGGTGCGCTTCCTCAAACTGGAAAGGACCCGATTATTGCTGCAACACAACTGATTACAGCCTTGCAGACCATCGTTAGCCGAACAATTTCACCCTTGCAAAGTGCTGTTGTAAGTGTAACGAAAATAGTAGGTGGAAATACATGGAATGTCATTCCAGAAGACGTCATATTGGAGGGCACGGTTCGAACGTTTGACCCCTCCTTGCGGGAAGAGGTCAAACAAAAGATGAACCATTTAGTGAAACATATAGCCCTTGCCTTTTCCCAAGAATCAACTTTTACATGGTATCCTGGTCCACCTCCACTCTTGAATGATGCAAACATAACAGAAATTGCCCGTCAATCTGCAGAACGGCATTCATTAAAGGTAGTTGATCCCGAACCATCGATGGCGGGTGAAGATTTCGCAAGTTATTTGCAATATATTCCTGGCTCATTTGCTTTTTTTGGCACAAGCGGGAGTCAAGACTGGCATCATCCAGCGTTCACGATTGATGAAACAGCTATTATAAAAGCAGCCTATTTTTTATATGAGAGTGCCAAGAGTTTATTAATGAGGAATAGCGGTAGTTTGCTAGTTAAATAG
- a CDS encoding DUF2164 domain-containing protein has product MFIKLTKEQQQLMISDIQYFFSQERDEEISEFAAETVLDFVKKSLAPHFYNAAVLDAKNVIDQQFASLEDEILTLERPIKR; this is encoded by the coding sequence TTGTTCATAAAACTTACTAAAGAGCAACAACAATTAATGATATCTGACATTCAGTATTTCTTTTCACAAGAAAGAGATGAAGAAATATCTGAATTTGCGGCTGAAACGGTATTAGATTTCGTGAAGAAGTCCCTTGCTCCACATTTCTATAATGCTGCAGTTTTAGATGCAAAAAATGTTATTGATCAGCAATTTGCTTCACTTGAAGATGAAATATTAACTTTGGAACGACCAATAAAAAGATAA